A window of the Vibrio ostreae genome harbors these coding sequences:
- the hisG gene encoding ATP phosphoribosyltransferase, which translates to MQTQRLRIAVQKKGRLSKECQELLKKCGVKFNIMGERLVVHSLNMPIDLLLVRDDDIPGLIMDGVVDLGFVGENVLEEACLDRQALNQPSNYVPLRRMDFGGCRLSIAIDKEMPYNGPQDLRGKRIATTYPQLLKSYMDKQGIDFSTCMLTGSVEVAPRAGLADAIADLVSTGATLEANGLKEVEVIYESKAVLIQRGGDFAADKVALIEKLLARMQGVQQAKESKYIMLHAPADKLAQIKSLLPGAEDPTVLPLSEDKTKVAVHMVSSENLFWETMEQLKALGASSILVLPIEKIME; encoded by the coding sequence ATGCAGACACAACGCCTACGAATCGCCGTTCAGAAGAAAGGTCGCCTGAGCAAAGAGTGCCAGGAACTACTGAAAAAGTGCGGTGTTAAATTTAACATCATGGGTGAGCGTCTGGTGGTTCACTCACTAAATATGCCAATCGACCTGCTGCTGGTTCGTGATGACGATATTCCGGGCCTGATCATGGATGGCGTGGTTGACCTTGGTTTTGTCGGTGAGAACGTCCTGGAAGAAGCCTGTCTTGATCGCCAGGCTCTGAACCAGCCAAGCAACTACGTGCCTCTGCGCCGCATGGATTTTGGCGGCTGCCGTCTGTCTATCGCTATCGATAAAGAAATGCCTTACAACGGCCCTCAGGACCTGCGTGGTAAGCGCATTGCAACCACTTACCCTCAACTGCTGAAGTCTTACATGGACAAGCAGGGCATTGATTTCAGTACCTGTATGCTGACGGGGTCTGTTGAGGTCGCTCCGCGCGCTGGCCTTGCTGATGCGATTGCCGACCTGGTATCTACTGGCGCAACACTGGAAGCCAACGGCCTGAAAGAAGTGGAAGTCATCTATGAATCAAAAGCGGTTCTGATTCAGCGTGGTGGTGATTTTGCAGCGGATAAAGTGGCGTTGATCGAGAAACTGTTGGCGCGTATGCAAGGTGTTCAACAGGCGAAAGAGTCGAAATACATCATGCTGCACGCTCCGGCTGACAAACTGGCTCAGATTAAGTCTCTGCTGCCGGGTGCGGAAGATCCAACGGTTCTGCCTCTGTCTGAAGACAAAACGAAAGTAGCCGTGCACATGGTGAGCTCTGAGAACCTGTTCTGGGAAACGATGGAACAACTGAAAGCGCTGGGCGCAAGTTCTATCCTTGTACTACCGATTGAAAAAATTATGGAGTAG
- the hisC gene encoding histidinol-phosphate transaminase translates to MEKLARKQVQALTPYMSARRIGGSGDVWLNANESPFDNEYKTDFTRLNRYSDCQPPALIEAYAAYAGVQGNQVLTSRGADEGIELLIRAFCEPNEDAILYCPPTYGMYAISAETIGVERKVVPLTAEWQLDLDAIEANLDNVKLVFVCSPNNPTGNLVKRTDIVKLLEMTKDRAIVVMDEAYIDFCPEASTVDLLAQYSNLAILRTLSKAFALAGLRCGFTLANEELINVLLKVIAPYPVPVPVADIAVQALSEAGLARAKFQVLDLNANRAYLQVGLQMIAGLTVFEGWGNYLLVKFPDGDALFKAAWDHGIILRNSPIENCVRISVGNREECEKTVAFIRNYYQ, encoded by the coding sequence ATGGAAAAACTCGCTCGTAAACAAGTTCAGGCACTGACACCTTATATGTCAGCGCGCCGCATCGGCGGTAGTGGTGATGTTTGGCTCAATGCCAATGAATCACCATTCGACAACGAGTATAAAACGGATTTTACCCGTCTTAACCGTTACAGCGATTGTCAGCCGCCTGCACTTATCGAGGCTTATGCGGCCTACGCTGGTGTGCAGGGTAATCAGGTGCTGACCTCACGTGGTGCCGATGAAGGCATTGAGCTGCTGATTCGCGCTTTTTGTGAGCCGAATGAAGACGCGATTCTTTACTGCCCGCCGACCTATGGTATGTACGCGATCAGCGCTGAGACAATCGGTGTTGAGCGTAAAGTAGTGCCTCTGACGGCTGAATGGCAGCTGGATCTGGATGCGATCGAAGCCAATCTGGACAACGTCAAACTGGTCTTTGTCTGCAGCCCGAACAACCCGACCGGTAACCTGGTCAAGCGCACTGATATCGTTAAGCTGCTGGAAATGACCAAAGACCGTGCCATTGTCGTCATGGATGAAGCTTATATTGATTTCTGTCCGGAAGCCTCGACGGTTGATCTGCTGGCACAGTACTCAAATCTGGCGATTCTGCGCACGTTGTCAAAAGCGTTTGCGCTGGCAGGATTGCGTTGTGGTTTCACCCTGGCGAATGAAGAGCTGATTAATGTACTGCTGAAAGTGATTGCGCCGTATCCGGTACCGGTACCGGTCGCCGATATCGCGGTGCAGGCACTGTCTGAAGCCGGCCTGGCTCGTGCTAAGTTCCAGGTTCTGGATCTCAACGCCAACCGTGCTTATCTGCAGGTGGGTCTGCAGATGATTGCAGGTCTCACCGTATTTGAAGGCTGGGGTAACTACCTGCTGGTGAAATTCCCGGATGGCGATGCGCTGTTTAAAGCCGCCTGGGACCACGGCATCATTCTGCGTAATTCACCGATTGAAAACTGCGTACGAATTTCAGTCGGAAACCGGGAAGAGTGTGAAAAAACCGTTGCGTTTATTCGCAATTATTACCAGTAA
- the hisD gene encoding histidinol dehydrogenase, with product MRTVVWQSLSEEQQDSILQRPAIAEGANITAAVSEVIGQVRARGDAALLELTEKFDRVKPESIRVSQQEIDAASERLTDEMKQALDQAYTNIAKFHKAQKPQPIKVETMPGVVCEQVTRSINKVGLYIPGGSAPLPSTVLMLGVPAQIAGCRKVVLCSPPPIADEILYVAKLCNIDEVYNVGGGQAIAAMAYGTETVSKVDKIFGPGNAYVTEAKRQVSNDFRGAAIDMPAGPSEVLVIADETADADFIAADLLSQAEHGPDSQVVLVTPSPVIADQVTDAVQKQLAQLSRSAIAEKALASSLIIIAESLTQAVSISNYYGPEHLIVQTKNPRELVPLLDNAGSIFLGDWSPESVGDYASGTNHVLPTYGYTRTYSSLGLADFSKRMTVQELSADGLQALAPTVVAMANAEGLDAHRRAVTIRVEKLQKA from the coding sequence ATGAGAACCGTTGTATGGCAATCATTAAGTGAAGAGCAGCAGGATTCTATTCTGCAGCGTCCGGCAATCGCTGAAGGAGCAAACATTACTGCTGCTGTTTCAGAAGTGATTGGTCAGGTCCGTGCCCGCGGTGATGCCGCATTATTGGAACTGACGGAAAAATTTGACCGCGTGAAGCCGGAATCGATCCGCGTTTCTCAGCAAGAAATTGATGCAGCGTCTGAACGTCTGACTGATGAGATGAAACAGGCTCTCGATCAGGCTTACACCAACATTGCTAAATTCCACAAAGCGCAGAAGCCACAACCGATCAAAGTGGAAACCATGCCAGGCGTGGTTTGTGAGCAGGTAACTCGTTCGATCAACAAAGTAGGCCTGTACATTCCGGGCGGCAGTGCGCCGCTGCCTTCAACGGTTCTGATGCTCGGTGTGCCTGCACAAATTGCCGGCTGCCGTAAAGTGGTGCTTTGCTCACCGCCGCCAATTGCCGATGAGATCCTGTACGTCGCCAAACTGTGTAACATCGATGAAGTGTATAACGTTGGTGGTGGTCAGGCGATTGCGGCGATGGCTTACGGCACAGAAACTGTGTCTAAAGTGGATAAAATTTTCGGCCCTGGCAACGCTTACGTAACCGAAGCTAAGCGTCAGGTCAGCAATGATTTCCGCGGTGCAGCGATCGATATGCCGGCGGGCCCGTCTGAAGTGCTGGTCATCGCTGATGAAACGGCTGATGCTGACTTTATCGCGGCAGATTTGCTCAGCCAGGCAGAACACGGCCCTGATTCACAAGTGGTTTTAGTGACGCCGTCACCTGTTATCGCTGACCAGGTCACTGATGCGGTGCAAAAGCAGTTGGCGCAGCTTTCCCGCTCTGCAATTGCTGAGAAGGCACTGGCATCAAGCCTGATTATTATTGCCGAGTCCCTGACTCAGGCGGTCTCTATCTCTAACTACTATGGCCCGGAACACCTGATTGTTCAGACTAAGAATCCACGTGAACTGGTGCCTTTGCTTGATAATGCAGGTTCTATTTTCCTCGGTGACTGGTCACCGGAATCTGTCGGTGACTACGCTTCCGGTACCAACCACGTATTGCCGACATACGGTTATACCCGTACGTACTCGAGTCTTGGTCTGGCGGATTTCAGTAAACGTATGACAGTGCAGGAGCTAAGCGCAGATGGTCTGCAGGCTCTGGCTCCGACAGTGGTTGCAATGGCAAATGCGGAAGGTTTGGATGCACACCGACGTGCAGTCACCATCCGGGTTGAAAAGTTACAAAAGGCGTAA